In Rhinopithecus roxellana isolate Shanxi Qingling chromosome 4, ASM756505v1, whole genome shotgun sequence, a single genomic region encodes these proteins:
- the MCCD1 gene encoding mitochondrial coiled-coil domain protein 1, giving the protein MVPPLPWLSRCHFLRLLLPSWSLAPQGSRGCCSQNPKASMEEQTSSRGNGKMTSTPRGPGIHHTAELAQAEELLEQQLELYQALLEGQEGAWEAQALVLKIQKLKEQMRRHRESLGGGV; this is encoded by the exons ATGGTCCCCCCTCTGCCCTGGCTCTCTCGGTGCCATTTCCTTCGCCTCCTTCTGCCCTCCTGGTCCCTGGCACCCCAGGGCTCCCGTGGATGCTGCTCCCAAAACCCCAAGGCAAGCATGGAAGAGCAGACCAGCTCCAGAGGCAATGGGAAGATGACATCCACTCCCAGG GGCCCCGGGATCCACCACACAGCTGAGCTGGCCCAAGCTGAAGAGTTGCTGGAACAGCAGCTGGAGCTATACCAGGCCCTCCTGGAAGGGCAGGAGGGAGCCTGGGAGGCCCAAGCCCTGGTGCTCAAGATCCAGAAGCTGAAGGAACAGATGAGGAGGCACCGAGAGAGCCTGGGAGGAGGCGTCTAA